A region of the Saccharomyces cerevisiae S288C chromosome II, complete sequence genome:
CTTCTTGTGAGTACCAAAAAGCAAATGGCAAGTGTAATTTCCTATAACTTTAAGATAGGCCTGTAAATAACGTATATGAAACAGTTCCATCCCGTAACACCATGAACACTGCGTAAGAGAAAGCCCTCAAGCTTTCCCAGCGATGCTCGTGTGTAGGACCGAACATGGAGGGGGGAACTAGGCCCAGCACGGGTTTGGCGAGGCCGCTCTGCTCGCAGCTCAGGATTCTAAAAGGTTATTCCGCTGAGAAAATCAGAAAATAGGAACTTCTCACGCAATAATTTTAAAGttgatgaaaaaggaaaatttgtAAAAGTGTAAGGGTGTTAAAGAGGGTGTATGGATGTAAAGTCACAAAAGTTAGAGcagatgaaaaagaaatgggTGGAGACAAATCCGAAAAAGGACCTATATTATCGCTATAAAGAGCTTCTCAtcgcttttttttttcaaagacaCATACATACCACGACTGTAAGCACATCATTTGTACAATACATTACCAGCTGAAATGTCAACATATGACGAAATCGAAATCGAAGATATGACGTTTGAGCCTGAAAATCAAATGTTCACCTATCCTTGTCCCTGTGGAGATAGGTTTCAAATATATCTGGATGACATGTTTGAGGGCGAAAAAGTTGCTGTTTGTCCCAGCTGCTCACTGATGATCGATGTAGTTTTCGATAAAGAAGACTTGGCTGAGTACTACGAAGAGGCAGGCATCCACCCCCCTGAGCCTATTGCCGCTGCTGCCTAAAGATGAGAGGCTAGATCGAGAATACAAatagaaataaagaaagagCTATATGACTTAGCAACGCAAGCAGAAAAGAAGGTTTGCTTCTTCGCTGGACTCCGGTTGGAATTACTATTCAAAATTCCAAGTGCACTGATGGAAAACGTTTTGCTCAGGTTGAGCTCTTTTACTGCATATAAGGATACTGGGTAGGTGTATATGATTATTTTATACATGATACGTAGGCTAAAATGATTTGGACCCATTAAATCATCTTGTCGcatctcttttctttttcctccaTGCTCAgatttcaataatatcatCTCAAATGGCTGTGACAAATTTCACCGGAAAGGCGAGGGATTTTTCTGTTGACATTATCAAATTAGCTTTTTGtcaaaataatgaaaaataaagaaaatatataaaagtaCATATTATAATCAAAGCTAGCTCAGGTATATTCCCACCTTGTCGAGCATTCCGGAAGCTACAAATACGACATTGCATACCAAGAGGCAAACGTTGAACAATGGCtaaagatattttgaagaaccAGGACCCTAAATTGCAAGCGATGATCGTTGAACACTCGGCGCCTGCTCCCAAAGAGATACCTATGGACGCTCctgttttgaaaagagtCGCTAGACCTTTAAGACATGTAAAGTTCATTCCAATTAAATCGCTGATATTCCATACTAAAACAGGGCCCATGGATTTTTCTTATGAAAAGAAGATCAAGACGCCTATTCCTAAGAACAAAATTGTAGTTCGAGTAAGTAATGTGGGTTTGAACCCTGTAGATATGAAAATCAGGAACGGCTACACATCGTCGATTTACGGTGAGATCGGCTTGGGGAGAGAGTACAGTGGTGTTATCACTGAGGTAGGCGAGAACCTAAACTACGCCTGGCACGTGGGTGATGAAGTATACGGTATATACTACCACCCTCATTTGGCCGTGGGATGTTTGCAAAGTTCAATCTTAGTAGATCCAAAGGTGGACCCAATCCTTTTGAGACCAGAATCGGTTAGCGCCGAAGAAGCTGCAGGCTCCTTATTCTGCCTGGCCACCGGCTATAATATTCTGAATAAATTATCCAAGAACAAGTATTTGAAGCAAGATTCAAACGTTTTGATTAATGGTGGAACTTCGTCAGTGGGGATGTTTGTCATACAATTATTGAAGCGTCATTACAAGTTACAGAAAAAACTAGTGATTGTAACGTCTGCAAATGGGCCCCAAGTTTTACAGGAGAAATTTCCTGATCTGGCTGATGAAATGATTTTCATCGATTACTTAACGTGTAGGGGTAAATCTAGTAAACCACTAAGAAAAATGCtcgaagaaaagaaaatttctcaGTATGATCCGGTCGAGGATAAGGAAACTATACTTAACTATAATGAGGGGAAGTTCGATGTTGTACTCGATTTTGTCGGTGGTTACGATATTTTGAGTCATTCTAGTTCATTGATTCACGGCGGTGGTGCGTACGTAACCACTGTAGGTGATTACGTTGCCAATTATAAAGAAGACATTTTCGATTCATGGGATAACCCAAGTGCCaatgcaagaaaaatgttCGGGTCTATTATCTGGTCATATAACTACACACATTACTATTTTGATCCGAATGCAAAGACGGCTTCCGCCAATAATGATTGGATTGAGCAATGTGGCGACTTTTTGAAGAACGGTACTGTAAAATGTGTCGTCGACAAAGTTTATGACTGGAAAGACCATAAAGAAGCATTTTCTTATATGGCCACTCAACGTGCCCAAGGAAAGTTAATCATGAACGTCGAAAAATTCTAGATACCCACTTACATTTACAatatgttttatttttaaacttAATGAACTTCATAATTTAATGCTTAATATTTTCCCCCTCCCACCTTCTCCTGGCGTTCTCTGTACGTACATAACCATTtattttaatatataatCAAATATTGTAACAATTGAAGCAGATGAGTCTCGCTCCTTAGTTAAGCACGTGCCGATGATATCAATTGGATTTGTTAGCAAATCAGCCTTGCTGCTCGATTctctgctttttttttacttctcGGTCATTGAAAAATCCTGAcgaaaatatttcaaggTCCTATATGGTCATCGACCTTGAGCATGTGGTAGACTACATAATGCACATAGACTCTCAGCTTCAACTCCACAAGGCTTCTCCAGCAAAAATGAATTCAGAGTCTCGAGAAGATATGGCTATAAATAGTATCAAATTGCTAGCGGGAAACTCCCATCCTGATTTGGCTGAACAAATATCGAAAAAGTTAGGTATTCCACTTTCCAAAGTTGGTGTGTACCAGTATTCTAATAAAGAAACCTCTGTCACCATAGGTGAGAGCCTTCGCGACGAAGATGTGTATATTATCCAAACTGGAATAGGtgaacaagaaattaatgatttcttgatggaattattaattttaattCATGCTTGCAAAATTGCATCTGCAAGAAAGATCACTACTGTAATACCCAATTTTCCATATGCAAGACAAGACAAGAAAGATAAATCCCGGGCGCCCATTACCGCAAAGTTGGTTGCCAATTTATTGCAAACTGCTGGTGCTGATCATGTCATCACAATGGATCTCCATGCCTCCCAAATTCAAGGGTTTTTCCATATCCCGGTTGACAACCTATATGCAGAACCAAGTGTTTTAAATTATATTAGAACGAAAACAGATTTCGACAATGCTATTTTGGTGTCGCCTGATGCAGGTGGTGCTAAGAGAGTAGCTGCTTTGGCTGACAAGTTAGATTTAAATTTTGCTTTGATTCACAAAGAGAGGCAAAAAGCTAACGAGGTTTCAAAAATGGTGCTTGTTGGTGATGTTACCAATAAATCATGTTTATTAGTTGATGATATGGCGGATACTTGTGGTACGTTGGTAAAAGCTTGTGATACGTTGATGGAGCATGGTGCCAAAGAAGTTATAGCTATTGTTACACACGGTATTTTCTCCGGTTCAGCAAGAGAAAAGCTAAGAAATAGTAGATTGTCTAGAATTGTTTGCACAAATACCGTTCCGGTAGATTTGGATTTACCTATTGCTGACCAGATCGATATTAGTCCCACGTTCGCTGAAGCTATAAGAAGACTACACAATGGTGAATCCGTGTCATATTTGTTCACCCATGCTCCAGTATAGgacaattttttattcttagATTCCTGATTGCTTGCATGCCTAAATACTTCATAATTGTATTagtttaaaagaaaaccttTTACTGAGACAAAACTATAAatttaagaaaaaggttCCGGAGCCggtttaaaaaaagaagattaaAGATATTATATTTATGTAAGAATTAAATTAATACTGtcagagaaaaaatagtttTAAAGGAGACGGTGAACCTTTACCTTCCTTGATatgcaaatatttttcagcTTTTCCTAAAACTAAACATTCTcgacttttttttagaagacTTTATGGGTGTGTTAGAAACAAAGCTGTCGTCTATAGCAGTATCCAAATCGTCTGCTATAGGCAgctcttcctttttcttttgaccACTATTGCAAGTTCTTAGCCAATCATCGTACTTGATTAGATTGTCTATATTATcatcttgttcttttgcCATATTTTCACGatcattcttttcaacagCGTTTGAATACATCGCTttataaaacaaaacataTGCTGTTGCCATATTTGGAGATTCACCTGTGAATTCTAACACTGTTTCCTCTTTAACTGCCTCTACCGTTTCGTCATCAAATAACAACCAGCCAAACTTTTCATGTTTACATAGGGAAACATAATGGCCGTGTTGTGGCCCACCGCCCATATGAACGACAATCCCAGCCAATTCATACTTTTGACAAACCTTagaatttattgaagaGCAAACATTTAGCGTCAGAGGATAGTGAATGTTATTAAAAAGCTTAATATTACAGTTTTGTTTCTCAGAATACTTGAATCTTTTCAAGTGTAATGTTAAAGTATCAGGCAATTGCTTCAAACCAACTAATCTCTCTGCCTCCTGTAAACCGCAACATTCGTCACAATAAAACTTGTTTGAGCCATTTAGCATTTCTCGCTGGTGataacttttcaaaatttcctGTATATCTGTTTCCTCATCTCCCTGAACTTCTATGGGGAAATCCAAAAATGGCTCATCCCTAGATGTAATGTTATCGCACGTCAGACATTTTATTTGATTCGTTAAAGTGCCTTGAAACAAGTCactgatgaaatttttactCTTACTCGGTTCGCTATCGCTGTTGATATCACTGGctgctatttttttattctcacGTTCTATATATTCACTCAACTCGTTTaataagaaattgaaaaattcgtGAGCATCCTGATGCATAGTAGTATTAAATAATacattttctcttttgagAACATCAACAAAAGAGCTAGGCGATACAACACCAGTTAAATACGTATTCTCAGTTATGCATTCAAAGATATCTCTCAAACTGGAATACAAAGTAGCCTTATCTGAGCCGTTTAAGCTATGGTCAATATTGAGCACTGGCCCACGAATAAGTGCGGATTTCTTTCTATGTTCTGGGGATATTTGAGAAGAGGAACTAGATCTTCTAGTATCTTTTTTATCAAGTGGAGTGGATAAGCTGCTATTACTTTCTCCTTTCAAGTCCAGGTTATTACTATTACTGCTACCTCTTGAAGGATTTTCATAATTGAGAACTCTGCCAACAATTATTTTACGCGGAACATCCGGAGGTCTATCTGTGACGTTCTCGAAACTCAATCTGCTCGGAGCACCAGGCTCATTAGGTGTTTCGACTATCAATGGAGGTGCGTCTTGAGGACGAGAAGAGGGTTTTCCAGTGGTTAATATAGCAGGacttccttcctttttattattgtctTGTACATGTTTCGCGCTaaaacttttaaaaaatttactcTTCTTCTCTGAAGGCCCAGCTGTATTTGAATTTACAGAATTTACAGGGGTAGGCTTTCCATCATCAACAGATTGAGGTTTAGGGTTAGGCAAATGTCCATTGGTACCAGCAATGCTTTTCTCAAAACTTGCTTCGGTAAATATTCTTGGTTTCTTACCTctcatttctttctttcttggtTGATCAGATTctcttgatttttttggaaattgcAATATATTTTCACGTAATGAGGACAGATTATAGAGACATTGAAGAACTGAGTTACAGTAACATGTATTGCCAAAATTTTCGTATCCAAAAACTTTGTTGGAGCCGTCTCCATAGGGCATTGAGTCGGACACCTTCATAGCTAATATGGGTGCCTCGGGCCCTTGCGTGATAATGCCTCCGTATGCGTTTATAGCCTTTGCGtttgaaatataaaatatcCCATCCTGGCTGTAATTACTGCCTTGATTGCACGTTTCAGAAGAATAGTCTAGTCCGGAAGAAATCTGCAAATTATTGTCttcattcaaaaaagtttccTTGGTATCCAAATTAGAGACAAACAATGAGCTAGAGGGATTATCGGATGATTCGCTATAACAGAGTTCATCATTTATATCGTGGTTTACAGGCTTAAAGTCAACCTTTTCTACTTCTTCTGTAATGGTATCATTAACagcctttttcttcttcccaGACTTACTTATAGTTAGCCATCTTCTGATCATGATTGCGCCCTTCTTGCGTGGGTTTAGTATGTTAATGAAAGTACTGGATCCTTACTAAAGCCGAATTTGGCCCCTTCAACAAATAAAGCTTGATGAGTTGAACAGTCAAAGGGTAAGATCTGGTATAggcaataataatattatccaaatggaaaaaaaaaaaatgaacaggtgaaaaaaaatcaatttgaaaaccaaagaaaaactctATTGATTCCTTTGCTGTTGTCGACCTTCTTTCACACAATAGTTCAATTACGTTCTTTGGGTTCTTTATCTTTATAGTTATCTTGCCTCATCTCTATGTTCAACACTTTCGGATCGATGTATTTTTCAGCCTTCCGCTAAAATTGACGACCGTCTCCAAACGAATAGGGATAAAGAAGCAAGGACTGAGCgttggagaaaaaaaaaaagttaccGGAATGGGAATAGATAGATACCTATAAGAAGCGTTATCGTTACTCatgaattttggtaaatGCACACGGATAAATGCatgatatataaaatattaataagaataaaataaataggTAGTGAATAAATATTCTACTTTGGTGTGGTCATCATTTTACAAAGGAGGGAGGTCGTGATAACAAACTGATAAATAATCCTTAAGTTGATCCATTCTTGAATATTGTTACATTGGAAATAATccgaaaaagaatatgtaTAAATAAAAGGACTCGAAGTCCTATGTAGCCGTCTttgcaaattttctttaataaaTTAGCAGAAAACAAGGgtaataatatttcttaGAATATTAGAAGAATATAGGCGTTAAAAACCTTGTTCCATGTTCATATCGAACCAACCAAAAAAGTCATCATTACTGGAGTTGCCTTCAATCCAGCCTGCACTTTgttgctgaaaaaaatccgTTAGTTTGTTTCCAGGAGTCTTCACgttgttttcattatcGATGGTTTGGAAGTTAGAAGAAGTTACAGTGTTAGTGCCCGTAGAAAATCGTTGGTTCGTTTTGTTGCTATTGATATCAttacttttggaaaacaagCTCAGAGGTGGATATGCCGTGCTTTTAGAGGAGCCGGGGTCGGAAACGACGGAATGCAAATCTGTCATATTATTTGACTTCGAAGCAATCGGTGTACGTGAATGGGACATACTACTTTGTGATCTTCCAATCGCGTTGGCGTTGCTGAATTGATTATTATAATTCATGGTGACATTTTGTAAATTACTGTGCTCCCTTGGAATAGGGTGGTCTATTCCCAATGTAACATTATTAGATAAGTTGCCAACGGGGTGGTTCCTTAACCCTGGAACGGACGCAGGAAAATGATTAACGGGAGTGCTTACTGATCTTTTCATGGAGAGATCAGGAATTACACTAGGTCCGTTACTATAATAGTCTACCTTAGTACTTTGTGGATTGTTATTCGAAGCGGGGACAGAAGCCACTGGATAAATTGAATTAGAGGGAATTGATATGTCATTAGACGCATCCAATAACGTcctattattattataatCGTTACTATTCGAGGTATTAGCGAAtaaactttgaaattttacGCTGCCTGTTTCCCCGAGCATGGAAAGAGGTATCCCGTTAATCTCCATTATAGAACCGTCAGAATCTCCGTTATTTGTCTTGGCTAGCTTTTCTGCCTGCTTTAAGGCATTCTTAGTAGGAACTAAAGTGGTAACAGTGGTTCCACTTGGTGTTGTTTTTGTTACAGTTTCAAAGTCATCTCTGGAGATATGGTTATATAGTGGCAATGGATATAGTTTTCTGTCCGTTATGCCACCCGTAGACGAAGTGCCATTGTAGATACCATTTgaggaaaattttcttttcttagcGGCTTTCTCTAAGGCTTGCTTGTTATATTCGGGATCCATTTCCCTTCTTCTCGCCTCGTGAACACACCAAACCAAATCATAGAATAGAGACCCTGTTAAATGTGATCTCATCCTAGAAATAATACCGTCTTCTTCCACAAAAACTTCTGGATGCATGATCAGTACGAAGTTCAGTTTTTCTAACATACTTGCAGTTCTCGAAATATCATTCTCAACACTAGTGGCCCACGCAGTTAACTGATTTCTATAAAGTCTATGGATAGTGACCACGGATTGCCTTGCTgaatcaaaatatttgtcaGGAAGTAAAGGAGTCAACTGCAATTTAAAGAGAATCAGTGCAGAAAATGTAGCAGCTTGTCTAATATAAATAGGCAGTTCAATTAATTGGTGTGTTTCTAAAAGATTATTCAATAGAGTGACAATTTTAGTAGCTGTTAGATAGGCCTCTGTGACATATGGAATTTGATCGGTAGGAGGTGTTTCGGGTAGGAATGCAAAACAACAGACAGTTAATTTAacataaagaaaataaatgtTGACAGTATCGTCACTCTGGAaatttaaagtttttgCTAATAAATCTAACTCTTTTCCCAAGATGGACAGTGTCTCAGCACGATACTTTGGTTCCAATAAACCATCAGGACTGGAAGTGGAAGAACCAATGATATGAGACAATTTTGCTTGGAAATTCGCCAGGCTGAGCAATCTTCTAAAACTGCCCGGTAGTTTGTATTTACTTTCAACGTGCGGCTCGTCTTTCTTGTTCCTTTTatcattgttgttattgtcAATACTGTCATTgttatcttcttctgatTCTTCGTCACCACAGGATAAGGCTTTTTCTAATAAATAGTCTGTCTGTGAAGTTGGTGGCAAACCAAGGATACTCGCCCAACAAAGTTCGGCAAAAAATATTCCCAGCCAAGTCCTAGTTCTCCACTTTTCTGCATTTGGCATTGATGTTTGAGTTCTTGTGAATTCAGAAATGAATTCACCTCTGTGCAAACCTAATTGATAAGACAGTGACTTTGCTAATCCTACAAAACGGTAAGAACAATCATCTAGGACTTTTTGGTTAGGCAAAGGCCAAATGCACAATATTAACAAAGCTTGCGAAATATGTGTGGATCTAGGTGTTCTTATCCAGCAGGTCTCTATGGCAAGTTGCTTGATCAAAGAGCTTAGCTTGCAATACATCGTCGGTTCAGGATCAGACAGACATGCCGTCAACATCACGGTCCAGAAAAGCAACTGAGATTGGGAGTATAATTCGGTGGCGTTATTGGAATACATAATAGGAAAATACGGCAGATACCTAGTCACGAAAATATGGTGTAATCTATTCGCTTTTTCAATGGAAATACTAATATCGCCCAGTACAAACTCATCTACATTTGCATGCGGCGAAGGCAATAATGGCATAGTCGTGGTGGTGGCTACTACCGGCGTCTTCGTCCTATCTGCATTGTTATTTGTTGCTACGTGGCTTGTTGCTGCAAATGGTGGTTGATTTGTTGTCGTTGTAACGGTGGTCGACGTAGTATGAGGGGAATATGTTTTTTGAATTGGAGAGAAGGGGCCGTTCGGAGTGTTACCTGCAGAGTTGTTCTTATAAAAAGCCATTTGCAAAGCAGGAGGTAAagattcttttgaattattAGGCAATGCTGAG
Encoded here:
- the SEF1 gene encoding Sef1p (Putative transcription factor; has homolog in Kluyveromyces lactis); translated protein: MVKDNRDSDQDQDFSSAHMKRQPEQQQLQQHQFPSKKQRISHHDDSHQINHRPVTSCTHCRQHKIKCDASQNFPHPCSRCEKIGLHCEINPQFRPKKGSQLQLLRQDVDEIKSKLDTLLANDSVFVHLLQQIPMGNSLLNKLNLHPTPTPGTIIPNPDSSPSSGSPTSSAAQRDSKVSVQTYLSREPQLLQANQGSNTNKFKANNEASSHMTLRASSLAQDSKGLVATEPNKLPPLLNDSALPNNSKESLPPALQMAFYKNNSAGNTPNGPFSPIQKTYSPHTTSTTVTTTTNQPPFAATSHVATNNNADRTKTPVVATTTTMPLLPSPHANVDEFVLGDISISIEKANRLHHIFVTRYLPYFPIMYSNNATELYSQSQLLFWTVMLTACLSDPEPTMYCKLSSLIKQLAIETCWIRTPRSTHISQALLILCIWPLPNQKVLDDCSYRFVGLAKSLSYQLGLHRGEFISEFTRTQTSMPNAEKWRTRTWLGIFFAELCWASILGLPPTSQTDYLLEKALSCGDEESEEDNNDSIDNNNNDKRNKKDEPHVESKYKLPGSFRRLLSLANFQAKLSHIIGSSTSSPDGLLEPKYRAETLSILGKELDLLAKTLNFQSDDTVNIYFLYVKLTVCCFAFLPETPPTDQIPYVTEAYLTATKIVTLLNNLLETHQLIELPIYIRQAATFSALILFKLQLTPLLPDKYFDSARQSVVTIHRLYRNQLTAWATSVENDISRTASMLEKLNFVLIMHPEVFVEEDGIISRMRSHLTGSLFYDLVWCVHEARRREMDPEYNKQALEKAAKKRKFSSNGIYNGTSSTGGITDRKLYPLPLYNHISRDDFETVTKTTPSGTTVTTLVPTKNALKQAEKLAKTNNGDSDGSIMEINGIPLSMLGETGSVKFQSLFANTSNSNDYNNNRTLLDASNDISIPSNSIYPVASVPASNNNPQSTKVDYYSNGPSVIPDLSMKRSVSTPVNHFPASVPGLRNHPVGNLSNNVTLGIDHPIPREHSNLQNVTMNYNNQFSNANAIGRSQSSMSHSRTPIASKSNNMTDLHSVVSDPGSSKSTAYPPLSLFSKSNDINSNKTNQRFSTGTNTVTSSNFQTIDNENNVKTPGNKLTDFFQQQSAGWIEGNSSNDDFFGWFDMNMEQGF
- the PRS4 gene encoding ribose phosphate diphosphokinase subunit PRS4 (5-phospho-ribosyl-1(alpha)-pyrophosphate synthetase, synthesizes PRPP; which is required for nucleotide, histidine, and tryptophan biosynthesis; one of five related enzymes, which are active as heteromultimeric complexes; PRS4 has a paralog, PRS2, that arose from the whole genome duplication; a missense mutation in the conserved residue R196 of its human homolog PRPS1 is pathogenic); this translates as MNSESREDMAINSIKLLAGNSHPDLAEQISKKLGIPLSKVGVYQYSNKETSVTIGESLRDEDVYIIQTGIGEQEINDFLMELLILIHACKIASARKITTVIPNFPYARQDKKDKSRAPITAKLVANLLQTAGADHVITMDLHASQIQGFFHIPVDNLYAEPSVLNYIRTKTDFDNAILVSPDAGGAKRVAALADKLDLNFALIHKERQKANEVSKMVLVGDVTNKSCLLVDDMADTCGTLVKACDTLMEHGAKEVIAIVTHGIFSGSAREKLRNSRLSRIVCTNTVPVDLDLPIADQIDISPTFAEAIRRLHNGESVSYLFTHAPV
- the UBP13 gene encoding ubiquitin-specific protease UBP13 (Ubiquitin-specific protease that cleaves Ub-protein fusions; UBP13 has a paralog, UBP9, that arose from the whole genome duplication) produces the protein MIRRWLTISKSGKKKKAVNDTITEEVEKVDFKPVNHDINDELCYSESSDNPSSSLFVSNLDTKETFLNEDNNLQISSGLDYSSETCNQGSNYSQDGIFYISNAKAINAYGGIITQGPEAPILAMKVSDSMPYGDGSNKVFGYENFGNTCYCNSVLQCLYNLSSLRENILQFPKKSRESDQPRKKEMRGKKPRIFTEASFEKSIAGTNGHLPNPKPQSVDDGKPTPVNSVNSNTAGPSEKKSKFFKSFSAKHVQDNNKKEGSPAILTTGKPSSRPQDAPPLIVETPNEPGAPSRLSFENVTDRPPDVPRKIIVGRVLNYENPSRGSSNSNNLDLKGESNSSLSTPLDKKDTRRSSSSSQISPEHRKKSALIRGPVLNIDHSLNGSDKATLYSSLRDIFECITENTYLTGVVSPSSFVDVLKRENVLFNTTMHQDAHEFFNFLLNELSEYIERENKKIAASDINSDSEPSKSKNFISDLFQGTLTNQIKCLTCDNITSRDEPFLDFPIEVQGDEETDIQEILKSYHQREMLNGSNKFYCDECCGLQEAERLVGLKQLPDTLTLHLKRFKYSEKQNCNIKLFNNIHYPLTLNVCSSINSKVCQKYELAGIVVHMGGGPQHGHYVSLCKHEKFGWLLFDDETVEAVKEETVLEFTGESPNMATAYVLFYKAMYSNAVEKNDRENMAKEQDDNIDNLIKYDDWLRTCNSGQKKKEELPIADDLDTAIDDSFVSNTPIKSSKKKSRMFSFRKS
- a CDS encoding uncharacterized protein (hypothetical protein; conserved among S. cerevisiae strains; YBL071C is not an essential gene), translating into MILLKSEHGGKRKEMRQDDLMGPNHFSLRIMYKIIIYTYPVSLYAVKELNLSKTFSISALGILNSNSNRSPAKKQTFFSACVAKSYSSFFISICILDLASHL
- a CDS encoding uncharacterized protein (hypothetical protein; identified by gene-trapping, microarray-based expression analysis, and genome-wide homology searching); this translates as MELFHIRYLQAYLKVIGNYTCHLLFGTHKKTL
- the AST1 gene encoding Ast1p (Lipid raft associated protein; interacts with the plasma membrane ATPase Pma1p and has a role in its targeting to the plasma membrane by influencing its incorporation into lipid rafts; sometimes classified in the medium-chain dehydrogenase/reductases (MDRs) superfamily; AST1 has a paralog, AST2, that arose from the whole genome duplication), with product MAKDILKNQDPKLQAMIVEHSAPAPKEIPMDAPVLKRVARPLRHVKFIPIKSLIFHTKTGPMDFSYEKKIKTPIPKNKIVVRVSNVGLNPVDMKIRNGYTSSIYGEIGLGREYSGVITEVGENLNYAWHVGDEVYGIYYHPHLAVGCLQSSILVDPKVDPILLRPESVSAEEAAGSLFCLATGYNILNKLSKNKYLKQDSNVLINGGTSSVGMFVIQLLKRHYKLQKKLVIVTSANGPQVLQEKFPDLADEMIFIDYLTCRGKSSKPLRKMLEEKKISQYDPVEDKETILNYNEGKFDVVLDFVGGYDILSHSSSLIHGGGAYVTTVGDYVANYKEDIFDSWDNPSANARKMFGSIIWSYNYTHYYFDPNAKTASANNDWIEQCGDFLKNGTVKCVVDKVYDWKDHKEAFSYMATQRAQGKLIMNVEKF
- the KTI11 gene encoding Kti11p (Zn-ribbon protein that co-purifies with Dph1 and Dph2; forms a complex required for synthesis of diphthamide on translation factor eEF2 and with Elongator subunits Iki3p, Elp2p, and Elp3p; involved in modification of wobble nucleosides in tRNAs; forms a stable heterodimer with Ats1p); protein product: MSTYDEIEIEDMTFEPENQMFTYPCPCGDRFQIYLDDMFEGEKVAVCPSCSLMIDVVFDKEDLAEYYEEAGIHPPEPIAAAA